Sequence from the Rhizobium etli CFN 42 genome:
TCGCCGTCATCCGAGACCGATATCCTGATGTAATTCCCGCCTGCAAGACCGGCCGGCCGAACCTCTTCCGCCGCAGCCGCGACGGTCACTGCACCGCCGCTTTCGAGCGCATCCCGCGCATTGACGAAGAGGTTGAGGAGCGCCAGTTCCAGCTGATTGCTGTCCACCAGCAGTGGTTCCAGATCCGCTGGGATGCGCTTGCGGATCTCGACCCGCGGTCCGACCGCCTTGGCGAGCAGATCCTCGACGTTTTCGAACAGCCGGAGAAAGTCGACCGCCTGCGGCTTCAGCTCCTGTCGGCGAGCGAAGGCAAGCAGGCGCTGGGTGAGCGCCGTCCCGCGTTCGGCCGCCTGGATGGCGTTCGTCACCAGGCGTTCGCTTCGCTCATCCGCCGGAAGCCGCTTCTTTAGCAGACTGAGGCTGCCGAGCACCGCCATGAGAAGATTGTTGAAATCGTGCGCGACGCCGCCTGTCAGGTGGCCGATCGTATCGAGCTTCTGCGCCTCGAAGAGCTGCGCCAGCGCCTCCTCACGCTCGCGCGTCCTTTGGTCGATGCGGTGCTCGAGCTCCTCGTTCAGCTGGCGCAACTGCGCCGCCGACGCTTCGAGCTCGGCGGTGCGCTGGTGCACCCTCGCCTCCAGTTCGGCATTCAGACGTTCGAGTTCTCGCGTCTTCCTGTAGAGATCGGCAAAAACCCTGACTTTGGCCCTCAACACCTCAGGCACGATCGGGACGGAGACGTAGTCGACGGCGCCGACCGCATAGCCGCGCAGCCGGTCGGGTTCGGCCAGCATCACGGCGGAGACGAAAATGATCGGCGTGTTCTGATAGCGCGGGTGCTGCCGGATCATGCCGACGAGTTCGAAACCGTCCTGTTCCGGCATGCAGACGTCGACGAGGATCACGGCGATCTCGCTTCGCAGCAGATGTTCGAAAGCTTCGCGCGCCGATTGCGCCTTGATCAGGTTTTCCTCGAGCTCTTCGAGAATAACTTCGTAGCTCAGGAGCTTCGCGGGCTGGTCGTCGACGAGGAGGATGTTGACGGGGTTCATGGCCGGATCCTCAGCGGTGCAACCACATGCGCAGAGCCGACAGGAGCTGCTCGGTGTTGACGGGCTTCGCCAGGTAATCCGACGCACCCGCCTCCAGGCATTTCTCCCTGTCACCCTTCATCGCCTTGGCCGTCAGCGCCAGGATCGGCAGCCGCCGGAAGCGGGGCTCAGAGCGGATGACCTGCATCGTCTCGTAGCCATCCATCCCGGGCATCATGATGTCCATCAGCACGATCGCCACCGAGGGCTCTGTGTTGATGACGTCGATCGCCTCGCTGCCCGTCGTCGCGGTCAGCACCCTCATCCCCCGGCGTTCGAGAACGCTGCTCAGTGCAAAGATGTTGCGGGCATCATCGTCGACGAGCAGCACGGTCTCGCCGACAAGATCCTCGTCCGAGCTGTGCAATTCCTGCAGCGTCGCTTGCTTTGCGGCCGGCAGGTCGGCAACCACCCGATGCAGGAAAAGCGCCGTCTCGTCTAGGAGGCGTTCGGGCGACTCCACACCCTTCACCACGACGCTGCGAGCCATGCTGTGCAGTGTCGCATCTTCCTCAGGCGAAAGCTCCCGGCCGGTGAAGACCACCACCGGGACTTCGGCGATCTCGGCATCGTCGCGGATCTGCTCCAGCACTTCGAAGCCCGACATGTCGGGGAGCGTGAGGTCGAGCACGACACAATCGGCAGAGCCTTGCCGGAGAACGGCGAGCGCCTCCGATCCGGAGCCGACGCTGGTTATGTCGATGTCGTCGTGCCCAAGAAGAGCGGTGACGCTCATGCGCTCGGCTTCGTTGTCTTCCACCAGCAGCAGCTGCTTGCGGCGCGGCTCGGCATAGGCCTTCAGCCGCGACAGCGCCCTGCCCAGTCCTTCCGGCGTCGTCGGCTTGCTCATGAAGGCAAAGGCGCCGCGGGTCAGCCCATGCTGGCGGTCCTCGTCGAGGCTGATGATCTGCACCGGAATGTGCCGCGTCTGCGGGTTCTGCTTGAGCTGGCTCAGCACCGTCCAGCCGAGCATGTCTGGCAGGAAAATATCGAGCGAAATCGCCGACGGCTTGTATTCCTGCGCCAGCGTCAGGGCATCGCTGCCGCGCATCGCCACCAGTACCTTGAAACCGTTGTCGCGGGCGAGATCGACGAGGACGCGGGCATAATGCGCATCGTCTTCGACGACGAGCAGCACGGAGTCGCCGGGCTCGATCCGGTGACGGTCGTCCGCGACATGTTCGACCGGTTTCTCAGCCCGACGGGCAGCCGCCTCGGCGAACTCGACGACGTTCGCCGCTGCCGGAGTGGACTTCGGCGCTACCGCGCCGGCGCCGACATAGGTGAGCGGCAGGTAAAGCACGAAGGTGCTGCCGACACCCGGCGCGCTGCGCAGCTGGATCTCGCCGCCGAGCAGGTTTGCCAGTTCGCGGCTGATCGCCAGCCCCAGGCCGGTGCCGCCATACTTGCGGCTGGTCGAGGCATCGGCCTGCTGGAACGCCTCGAAGATGATGCGCTGCTTTTCGGGCGGTATGCCGATGCCGGTATCGACCACTTCGAAGGCGATGACGGAAGGCGCGTGCCGCAGCGAAGGATGCTCCGGCGACCAGCCGCTCGTCACCGATGCAACGCGAAGCGTGACGCCGCCCTGCGCGGTGAACTTGAAGGCGTTCGACAGCAGGTTCTTGAGGATCTGCTGCAGCCGCTTCGAGTCCGTGATGATACTCTTCGTGACGTCGGCGCCGACTTCGACCGCGAAGGAGAGGTTGCGGTTTTCAGCCTCGTGCCGGAACGGCCGCGCCATCACTTCGAGCAGGTTGCTGACGAAGATCTCCTCGGCATCGACCGAGACCGTGCCGGACTCGATCTTGGACAGATCGAGAATGTCGCTGATGAGATTGAGCAGATCGGTGCCGGCCCCATGGATCGTCTTTGCGAACTCGACCTGCTTGGCCGACAAGTTGCCGTCGGGGTTTTCCCCGAGCTGCTGGCCGAGGATGAGGATGGAGTTCAGCGGCGTGCGCAGCTCGTGCGACATGTTGGCGAGGAATTCGGATTTATACTTCGAAGTCAGCGCCAGTTCGGTGGCCTTTTCCTCGAGCGCGCGCCGCGCCTGCTCGATTTCCTGATTCTTCGCCTCGACTTCGACGTTGCGCTCCTCGAGCTGCTGCGCCTTCTGGCCGAGCTGTTCATTGGTCTGCTGCAGCTCGCGCTGCTGCGTCTGCAGTTCGGCGGCGAGCTGCTGCGATTGCTTGAGAAGGCCTTCGGTCTGCATGGTCGCTTCGATCGAGTTGAGCACGATACCGATCGACGTCGTCAGCTGGTCGAGGAAGGAGAGCTGCAACTCGGTGAATTCGCCGGCAGAGGCAAGCTCGATCACCGCCTTCACCTGGCCCTCGAAATGCACCGGCAGCACGATCGCACTTCTGGGAAGCGTCGTGAACACGCCGGAGCTGATCGGGACGACATTCTCGGGCAGATCGGTGACCAGGATGCGGCGGGCATCGCTCGCGCATTGGCCGACGAGGCCCTGGCCGAAGTCGAGCCGCGGCGGATGCGCGGCCTCGACCCCTTGCGCATAGACGGAGAGCAGCGACAGGAATGGCTGGCTCTCGTCGGCATCGACCTGGTAGATCACGCCCTGATGGGCGCCGACCAGCGGCGCCAGCTCCGACAGCAGCATCTTGCCGACCAGCGTCAGGTCGCGTTGGCCCTGCAGCATGTTGGTGAAGCGCGCCAGATTGGTCTTCAGCCAGTCCTGCTCGGTGTTGCGCTCCGTCGTCAGGCGCAAATTGTCGATCATCGTGTTGATGTTGTCCTTCAGCTCTGCGACTTCGCCGCGCGCATCGACCTTGATCGAGCGCGTCAGGTCGCCCTTGGTGACGGCCGTCGCCACCTCGGCGATGGCGCGCACCTGGGTCGTCAGGTTGGCGGCAAGCAGGTTGACGTTGCCGGTCAGGTCCTTCCACGTTCCCGCGGTACCGGGAACATTCGCCTGGCCGCCGAGGCGGCCTTCGACGCCGACTTCGCGCGCCACTGTGGTCACCTGGTCGGCGAAGGTCGCGAGCGTGTTGGTCATGTTGTTGATGGTTTCGGCAAGGGCTGCCACCTCGCCCTTGGAGGCGACGGTGAGGTTCTGCTTGAGGTCGCCGTTCGCCACCGCCGTCACCACCTTGACGATACCGCGCACCTGTTCGGTCAAGTTGGCGGCCATGACGTTGACGGTGTCGGTCAGATCCTTCCACGTGCCGGCGACACCCGGCACCTGCGCCTGGCCGCCCAGCTTGCCTTCGGTGCCGACTTCGCGGGCCACGCGCGTCA
This genomic interval carries:
- a CDS encoding response regulator, producing the protein MNPVNILLVDDQPAKLLSYEVILEELEENLIKAQSAREAFEHLLRSEIAVILVDVCMPEQDGFELVGMIRQHPRYQNTPIIFVSAVMLAEPDRLRGYAVGAVDYVSVPIVPEVLRAKVRVFADLYRKTRELERLNAELEARVHQRTAELEASAAQLRQLNEELEHRIDQRTREREEALAQLFEAQKLDTIGHLTGGVAHDFNNLLMAVLGSLSLLKKRLPADERSERLVTNAIQAAERGTALTQRLLAFARRQELKPQAVDFLRLFENVEDLLAKAVGPRVEIRKRIPADLEPLLVDSNQLELALLNLFVNARDALESGGAVTVAAAAEEVRPAGLAGGNYIRISVSDDGEGMDEATVLRAAEPFFTTKGIGKGTGLGLSMVHGLAAQSGGSIQISSTRGKGTTVSLWLPVAQSIAKAQPAVVPADVEPLKSVSRSLAILVVDDDALVRTGTVAMLEDLGHLPREAASATQALEFLAGGQKCDLVITDHAMPGMTGAELARHLRSAFPNLPVILASGYVELAEDQGLGRMLRMAKPFTQEQLQAAMDEALRNKVAAA
- a CDS encoding HAMP domain-containing protein, whose product is MSTQTGEFSRDDAVAESLNGHDHKSMAFDDASALLEVLVAVRRGDFSVRMRSDLTGVTGKIADALNDIIAANQRMAQQLEHVGQVVGRDGRTSTRVRFGLSDGSWSEMEGSINGLIDDLLWPTTAVTRTITAVAKGDLLQTVPLDVDGRALKGEFLRSADIVNTMIKQLSVFTSEVTRVAREVGTDGKLGGQAQVPEVTGVWKDLTESVNSMASNLTAQVRNIAEVTIAVANGDLSKKITVDVRGEILQLKEAINTMVDQLRSFASEVTRVAREVGTEGKLGGQALVPGVAGTWKDLTDSVNAMCGNLTAQVRNIAQVTTAVARGDLSRKITVDVSGEILELKETINTMVDQLNGFAGEVTRVAREVGTEGRLGGQAQVPGVAGTWKDLTDNVNSMASNLTAQVRNIAEVSTAIANGDLSKKITVTVSGEILELKETINTMVDQLNAFASEVTRVAREVGTEGRLGGQANVRGVAGTWKDLTENVNSMGGNLTAQVRNIAEVSTAIANGDLSKKITVDVKGEILELKETINTMVDQLNAFASEVTRVAREVGTEGRLGGQANVRGVAGTWKDLTDSVNSMASNLTGQVRNIAEVATAVAQGDLSKKITVTVSGEILELKETINTMVDQLNGFAGEVTRVAREVGTEGRLGGQANVLGVAGTWKDLTDSVNSMAGNLTAQVRNIAEVSTAIANGDLSKKITVSVSGEILELKETLNTMVDQLNRFASEVTRVAREVGTEGKLGGQAQVPGVAGTWKDLTENVNSMASNLTGQVRNIAEVTTAVARGDLSRKITVDVKGEILELKNTINTMVDQLNAFAGEVTRVAREVGTEGKLGGQAQVSGVAGTWKDLTDSVNSMAGNLTAQVRNIAEVATAIANGDLSRKITVDVRGEILLLKDTLNTMVDQLRSFAGEVTRVAREVGTDGRLGGQAVVPGVAGTWKDLTDNVNLLAANLTTQVRNIAEVTTAVARGDLSRKITVDVKGEILELKNTINTMVDQLNAFAGEVTRVAREVGTEGKLGGQAQVPGVAGTWKDLTDTVNVMAANLTEQVRGIVKVVTAVANGDLKQNLTVASKGEVAALAETINNMTNTLATFADQVTTVAREVGVEGRLGGQANVPGTAGTWKDLTGNVNLLAANLTTQVRAIAEVATAVTKGDLTRSIKVDARGEVAELKDNINTMIDNLRLTTERNTEQDWLKTNLARFTNMLQGQRDLTLVGKMLLSELAPLVGAHQGVIYQVDADESQPFLSLLSVYAQGVEAAHPPRLDFGQGLVGQCASDARRILVTDLPENVVPISSGVFTTLPRSAIVLPVHFEGQVKAVIELASAGEFTELQLSFLDQLTTSIGIVLNSIEATMQTEGLLKQSQQLAAELQTQQRELQQTNEQLGQKAQQLEERNVEVEAKNQEIEQARRALEEKATELALTSKYKSEFLANMSHELRTPLNSILILGQQLGENPDGNLSAKQVEFAKTIHGAGTDLLNLISDILDLSKIESGTVSVDAEEIFVSNLLEVMARPFRHEAENRNLSFAVEVGADVTKSIITDSKRLQQILKNLLSNAFKFTAQGGVTLRVASVTSGWSPEHPSLRHAPSVIAFEVVDTGIGIPPEKQRIIFEAFQQADASTSRKYGGTGLGLAISRELANLLGGEIQLRSAPGVGSTFVLYLPLTYVGAGAVAPKSTPAAANVVEFAEAAARRAEKPVEHVADDRHRIEPGDSVLLVVEDDAHYARVLVDLARDNGFKVLVAMRGSDALTLAQEYKPSAISLDIFLPDMLGWTVLSQLKQNPQTRHIPVQIISLDEDRQHGLTRGAFAFMSKPTTPEGLGRALSRLKAYAEPRRKQLLLVEDNEAERMSVTALLGHDDIDITSVGSGSEALAVLRQGSADCVVLDLTLPDMSGFEVLEQIRDDAEIAEVPVVVFTGRELSPEEDATLHSMARSVVVKGVESPERLLDETALFLHRVVADLPAAKQATLQELHSSDEDLVGETVLLVDDDARNIFALSSVLERRGMRVLTATTGSEAIDVINTEPSVAIVLMDIMMPGMDGYETMQVIRSEPRFRRLPILALTAKAMKGDREKCLEAGASDYLAKPVNTEQLLSALRMWLHR